The nucleotide sequence CGGGTACGCCTGTTGCGCGGCGTAGCAAGGCAGCGGACACGCCAGGGAGATCGCATCATGACGCAGACCAACGACGCCTCCATGAATCCCGGGGACCAGGCGCCCCCCGGAACGCCCGGCACCGGCGAGGCGCCTTGCCCGGAATGCGGCGGCAGCGGGCGCAAGGACGACGCCGAGTGCGCCAATTGCGGCGGCACGGGCAAGATCGTCAAGGCGGTGGGCGGCGCATGAGCAGCCACGACGCCCAACGCATCCCCGCGCTGTTGCGCGCCGCGCTATGGTCCGGCAGCGTGGCCAGTCTGGCCTCGGTCGCGGTACTCGCGTATGCGGGGCGGCGCGAGCGCGCCAGCGCGCTGGCCCCGGTCAACGCGCCCAGCCACTGGTTGTGGCGCGACGAAGCCCTGCATGAGCAAGGCTTTACGCTGCGGCACACGCTGCCCGGTTACCTCATTCACCACGGGTCCTCCGTGTTCTGGGCGGTTTTCTTCGAGCATCTGCTGCTCGACCGTCCCCACAATGCAGCCCGCGCGGCGGCGCTGGCGGCCGCCGTGGCCGGGGTGGCGGCCGGCGTCGACCTCAAGCTGACGCCCAAGCGGCTCACCCCCGGGTTCGAGCGCCAATTGCGTCCGCGGGCGCTCGTCGCCATGTATTCGGTTTTCGGCGCGGCCCTGTACGCGGCGCATGTATTGCGCCGCCGCTGGCCGGCGCGGATGCGGGAAGGCGGCAAGGGCGCGATCGTGCGCCATGCCATTGACAAGGAAATGCGGGAGTCGCCATGAAGAACCACACACTGGATTATCTGGTCGCCGCCGCGGTGGGCGCGGTGGCCATGTATTACTTCGACCCCGAGTTGGGACGGCGCCGCCGCGCGATGCTGCGGGATCAGGCCGGCGGGCGCGTCCGGGATGCCGATCATTACCTGCGGCGGCGGGCGCGTTGGGCCGGCGACAGGCTGCGCGGCATGGCGGCGCAGGCGCGCCATGTCATCGATGACGGCGGCGCACCGGCCAGCGACCGCAAGGTGCATGAGCGTGTCAGGGCGGCGATCGGCCGCGCGCTGAGTACGCCGGGCGCCATCGACGTCAACGTCGCGGCCGGCAATGTCCTGCTGACAGGGCATGTCCTGTCGTCCGAGCGCGAAAAGCTCATATCGGCCG is from Bordetella bronchialis and encodes:
- a CDS encoding BON domain-containing protein; amino-acid sequence: MKNHTLDYLVAAAVGAVAMYYFDPELGRRRRAMLRDQAGGRVRDADHYLRRRARWAGDRLRGMAAQARHVIDDGGAPASDRKVHERVRAAIGRALSTPGAIDVNVAAGNVLLTGHVLSSEREKLISAVSAVDGVERVSDQLSEYGEPGNVPELQGANKA